Genomic DNA from Corylus avellana chromosome ca4, CavTom2PMs-1.0:
aaacaaaaaaaaataataaaaactaaaaaataaaataaaaaataaaaaataaaaactaaaaaataaaaaactcttaaatttGTAGTTCACCTAAAAAAATCTCTCCTTTACCACTATTTTCTCTCTAGAGTTGCTCTGGTAAAGGTTTGTTCTTGCTGATCAGTGGTTAACTATTTTCTCCCTCATATCCTATTATTAGAATGCatgtttataacatacatataGAGCACCAAGTTTATTGTGTCTAGATTGTTCTCATAATCCAACAAGATAAAATTATGCAGAGCTTTCGTGTGTGTAACCTGTGTAATGCTTCAGTTTAGCACAtacaattttaccaaacacagATCACCGAACACCAAAACAATGTCAActtaaatttaatcattcagATACGAAGAACTAAATGAGAAGAATAGAATTAAGTAGGATATGCTTGATTGTTATCAATAttggtagaatttttttttcagtcctcaagaatttttaatttgtcaaaAGTTCATTGTCTGTGTTATTAAAAACAGGACTGCTTTGAATTTAGTGCTTCAATTAGTTGCCCGGCTTTTCCAATAGCAATCAAGGAAGATTTAACCCAGGGTAAGTGGACAAACTTACCCCTGCTTTTAGTAAGATGACTTTGGATTTCAATAGGTCTGTTGGATGTTTGATAAGTAGTTCATTGTCTGTGTTATTAAAAACAGGACTGCTTTGAATTTAGTGCTTCAATTAGTTGCCCGGCTTTTCCAATAGCAATCAAGGAAGATTTAACCCAGGGTAAGTGGACAAACTTACCCCTACTTTTAGTAAGATGACTTTGGATTTCAATAGGTCTGTTGGATGGAGGAATGGTACTTACTAAGGAACAGATGGATGGGTAAATTCCAGGACTAATTGTGAAAGATATGGTTAAGATAAACTATCACGCTACTATTTTTAGATTTCTgattaacttaaaattaaatttttgatactactatttgttttttttttttagtggataTTATTATGGTTATACAAGAAAATTTGACTATGTGAGAATTTTgttatagttatttttattttaatgctactttttttgtttgattgtgACCCTTTGTAAAATCTATATTCCCATTTAGTTTCATTAATCTTCGAGAGAAATGGTCACCATAACATCCCTAGTGATCATATCTTTTGGTACCGCCCCCATACTCCTTTCCTTACCCTTCCAGCTTAACCTTGTCAAACACTAGAGAAATGTACCATCAATCTACTTCTGAACATCATTTAAGTGAAGATACTAATGTGGCGTTTGGTTTGGGGAATCTAACATTCCCCCGGCATCCACATTCTCAGGAATGTGATGCTTGGGAATCTGAATTTCTAGGAATGTGACTAAATCCACGTTTGGAAATGATTAGGAATCTGATAGGATTCTCTGGAATATGAGATTCCCATATTTGGTTTATTCCTAGACATCTTGTAGGAATTATTTACGCTTCCCAAAAAATTCCTTCTGTTTCTCTCTTCAAGTGCATAAACATTGTTTGAtacaaaaatgtttaaaaattaaaccaaaaacgATAgatataaaccattttttttctttcatttcccaAATTTGTGGAATAAAATAGTTTCCCACTTTTATATATCTCATTCTTGCAGCCAAACCAAGTAGTTGGAACTaaacatatatcaatttaagaTTTCTGCGGCAGCTGTAGTAACAGCATTATAGATTTTCCATATAGGTTTACATTTCAGATCAGCATGTCAAGAGAAGCCTCAAAACACCCAACATCACCTTCAACCCCTATCTTCCTCATCTCAAGATAAATTCTTTAAAGCTACTGTTTAACCATGGTACATAATCGTTTCAAGTATGCCAAAAACAGGAACACAGATATAGAAAGATAAAAGAAACAGTTTTTCATTACATTAGCCCATAATGGCAAAAAGTACAATCCAAGAGACAGTCAACGTACCAAAATCGGCAAACCTTTTCTTTGGTGCATGGAGAAACTCTGCATATTCAGACTGCCCCCTTTCCGTCTTATGAAGTTGCAAAACTAATGGCCTCCGTGTAACAATACCTTATAATCAAAGAACGATAAATAACACCAAAACATTATAAGTTAGTCAAAGAGAAGATTACCATACTATATATTCTTCTATTCCATATGCCTTAACACTGAAAATGACTAATATCTCAACGGCATACTCAAAAATGAATAAAGTGACGACAGTGACCAACAAGACTTGAAATAGAAAGGATCTCGACGCCAGAGGCATGAATATAAGCACAGCATTAATTGTTCAAAAgctccacttggccacttgaaaaatatatcaaaaatatcaaaaatgtAAATGAAGCTTatcatcaaaaagaaaaaaaagtaccaAAATAAAACAGAGTAAATATCAAAAGCACCACTCCACTGAGCTCAAATTCCTTGGTGACCAAGGTACCACGAATAACTAGATCCAACGTCACAAATCAAAGAGAATAATACAAACAATGGAATAACCAAAATGAATAAGAAGAAAGATCAGCACCACAGCAATGAAGAATTACCGGATCCACGAGGCAGGAAGTCCCTTCCAACCACGCTTTCCAACACCGACGATTTCCCGGAACTCTGGTATCCAccaacaacataaaaaaaaaaaaaaaaacaagcattttgaaaccaaaagaaaaatgggtgACCCTGCAGCAAACGCGAAACGAAGAAAAGGACGTGAAGAGGTGGAAATTAAACCTGGCCTCCCACGACGGCGACCGAAGGAAGAGCTTCCCAAAGCGACATTCCCTCGCCGCCGTAATCGCCTAAGACGGTGCAGGCTCGCTGGATGCGGTTGACGAGGCCAATCAAGCTCTCCATGGTTGCCATTTCGGGATTGAATGCGATCCAAGATCTAAGCAGCGTAGTAAAAATGCACGATGGGATTTGGGTTGAGGGAAGAGAATGCTTTGGATCCCAGAATAGAATGCGAGATCGAGAATGAGGGCTTAAATCTAATCACAGAATCAGAAATGAGTTTGGTGCAGAATGTCaatctgagagagagagagagagcgtaaACGGAAAAAACGGTTACAGGACTGCCAGTTGCATGTTCACGTTAGAATATgtaattttccaatttttggaGCTAAAATgtgataaattttgtttttggcatTTTCCTTCTCTCGCCTTGCCACGAGGATGGAGGATGTAGCCATTTGGACAAGAGAGCCGGGGCTCGAGCTGTGGTCTTCTAACATGGATTAAGaagagaaataaaaacaaaacagaagccACATCACGACAACCGACGCGGAAAATGTTTTTAGGACACTGCAATGTTCTGCTCTTTGGCATTATAACTTGGACACGCACGCACGTCAAGCAGCCACTGTTTTGCTTATAAGCATTGATATATCACATTCCCATTTTTATTGCTAAACATCATTACCAGGGTGCGTCGACTAGGACAAACAAAACGAAATCAAAGTTGATCAAGAATTTGGAGATTGATGTCGGCTAGTTCGCACATTTCAGTTTACTTTTTATTCTTACAGTTATCAGgcttagaaaatataaaatcgCCTATCCAATTCTCGCATATGTAAGATAAAACCATAAAGCACAGAACATATAAATACAAGAAAAGCGCGGCTCCCTCGGCTCCTTTTCAGCCTTTTGTGGTTAATGGAGTCTGAAGGAAACAAGAAAAGGCCAGTTTCCACCTCATTAACATGATTgcaataaaacaagaaaagccAAATTAGGAAGAGATGCACGTCGAGTAATGATTCTACAATAGATTTATGACCAACGAGAACTATAGATGAATAACACAACCATAGAACATCTGATCTTGATCTgattacaaaaatattaacaaacctGAACCAACAACAATCACACTAGACACAGAATACAAATATAAACTGCAAAATGAGAATGGAAGAGGAACAAGTAAAAGCCAATAAGCTACCTATACAACCACACCACTGGCCCACTCAAAGAAAACCTGACAATATGTTAGCCCAAAGTCAATTatcttcctttttgctttttactGAGCCCTAAGCAGAGGAATTACAGTCTACGTCAGAAGCATACCGATTTCTTCCTCAGATTCTGTTctatttttggattttcttcTCTCCGCCAATTTCAATGTAGAGACGTCGGCATGCCAGTTACATATAGTCAAATCACGAACGAAATAAggggaaaatttaaaaaaataaaaataaaaatgaacaaggCCTATGCAGATTTACTGCCGCTGCATCAAGATTTCTAGTCATTGGGTGCTGCGTGTCAACCCACCTCGAGCCACACTTCTGCAAAATCCAAGGACTAATCAACTTTAATAAGCatgcaaaaaataattatcaCCAACTATAATTTATGGTAAATGTTTTACAATTATTGGGGGAAAATAAGAAAAGGTCTATGTTGTTCTTAACAAAGGTTTGAACTATGCATTCCAAACAGAcattttgtaaattttgaattaagtGATGCCACCTCCACCAAGCCGTAACCTGGAAACTTTTCTCACTGTCTTTAGATAAagaatagatatatatatatatatatatatatatatatatatgaaaaaaaaaaattgttgagaatAATAATCACTATGTACCCtctatatattattaattatatgcTTCATAATAAAATTGTCAAGCTAGTGTGCCATGCTAATATTTTACTGATACATTTTTAACAGAACTCGAAAATGAACCTAACAAAATCCTTCTTTAAGAACTGAGTCTTTTGGTTTTTCACATGTAAGTCTCATTTATAAACTTACAATCCGATGAATTCTTATACAATATAAATCAAAGTATATTTTGATGCCCAATATTAATTATGGTAAAGACATTAGCAATTACAATGCGTTTGATTATCATAATATCAAACCCCGGTTTAATTATAGAATGCTAACTGTAGAGGATCTAGTGCAGGTCTCTATGTGCATGTGTGCATATCTGGCCATGTGCCTATTGTGCCCCCTACATGCGAGGAAAGTGTAACAACAAGCAATATGGGCTGGCTatataaaagattattttttcCTGAATTTAAGGGGTAAACAGAAGACATTGAGGATATGTTAACCATAAATTACATCATGTAGATTACAATATTGATGAGATTACACATCATGAAGAGggctttctttgtttgaaataaattttcaatCCCTTAAAATATGGCccaattttggttttttgctcctaaaatttaaaatgtagCTATCTCATCCTTCCATCTATCAGCCATGCATGCCACATTATAATTGGGCCATATTAGCTTTATGCCAGTTGCGTGACCATTTTCAATTTATGAGTAATCGAAGGAAGAACGAAATTACTACCCTTTAATGTTTAGTGGggaaattgaaactttttatATTTCCAACGACAAGAATCGAACATAGGCTAAATTTCAATGATCAAAAGTGTTTCAGCCGTTTTCTTTTTATTCGATAGGACCAATTGGTGTCCAATGGAATTGAGAACATACATCAAAAGCTTCAAATCTAAACCAGCCCCACATCATCACCTCCCTTTCTGTGACTTAGAAGCAAAGGAAGCATATGCATACTTGATGGAGAGTAGCCACAACTTTTTTGAagatccataattttttttttttttttacttttcaaaaatatggctcttcaaaaaattaaatgatagaaAGAGAGACCACTGAACAATGGCCGCAAAAGAACTGGTGATCCAGACAATTCAATGACAAAATGTGGAATCCCTATGGCCAACCCTAAGaactctttaattaaggccaaTTAGAAAGACCTGAATACATTTCATTTTCTACCCTTTTCTACGCCAAATGCGACTGTGTGAGGTCACTCAATTTTATCTATTCCATTATTTACATTACTACTGTTGTATAATTTACACACTAAGCTTATCTCTAGATTCATTTAACAGAATTAATACACACAGTTACATAATGAAAAGTAgatttaaaataccaaaaaactAGAGGAGCAATAAACATGAACGTGCCTCAGCGCCTTATTAAGAATTTAGAGGGGGGAAAAAAGCCTATAATTTAGACTAACATCTAGCTGAATACATTGAGTTAATATTTggcattatatatatttggtatgACAAATCAGCATGTTGTTGAAAGGGCTTATAAAAAACCATAGTAAACTACAAGacctttcagttcaaatatagCCCATATAGCTATTAAGGAAAAATTCAGGTTTATattagaaattaattaaaataacttcAACCTGAGaatagaaacaaagaaagaaagatgaaattTGAATCTTCAGAGTAAAAGGAAAACCCAAACATCAATATGCATAACTGGAGGGGAAAAATCATGCAAGTCATATATTGACTGCTAATCTGAGAATCAAAGAACAATAAGTTCATGTGAAGGGCGATGCATTGACTAATGATGCAACTAATTTAGTGCAAGTCATAACCTTGAGGTGAAGAGATATTAAGAAGTACCTTGAAGGAAGCAGCTGAGCACTGTTGACCGGACCCTTTACATTACCAAACCTCTTGGCCCTATTCTCATGTTCTTTCTCTACACGCATGGCAGCCACCTCCTTTTCCATGGCAGCTACTTCTCTCCTCATCTTCTTAGCTTCAACTTCCATTGCCTTGGTCAATGTCTCTACCTTCTTTGCTAACATCTGAAAAGCACCAATCGAAACCAAAATATTAACAAGAGGTGTAGTTATAGAATCATAAAACAGTAAGGACAAAAAATCAACCTCAATAGCATCATCCTTGTCTTTCAGGCTTTGATCTTTCTCATGGCCGGCTTTCCTCAAAGCTACCACCTCTTTTTGCAGTAAATCATACAGAACCCCTGGGACGCTATCTTCTGTATCCACCACCTGGAACTCATTTGGCTTATCATCCGAACCACCTTTCCAGTTATTATTTGCCTCACCATCCTTTGTTCCCTCACAAGATTGGTTGAATGTATAACTGGGGCTTGTTCCATTCAAGAGAATCTTGCCCCTATCCAAGGACCTTGTGCCACCATCAAATGATTTTGAAGTGCCTTTAGCATGCTTCAATACTGCACTAGAGGACAAAGAAGGTCGAAATTGAGATGTTGGTGTTCTCTTGGAAAAAAAACCATTGGAGGTTAATTTCGAGATGTTATCTGCTCCACCCAATGACTGACGACGAGAAGGCCCATTGCTTATACTTCGCCCCTCTGGCGTACTGCGAGGGTTACTATTAGAAGGTCCCCTCACACTCTCCTCCAGCACTTTTAATCGTAATAGatatttttcctgaaaatagataaagaaaaaatttatactttcaCCAACAGAAGAAACATATGGCACAGTTACTTTATGACAACCTACAAAACTAGATGATTACTTTCAACTGGGATTCAGTCTTTGCAGCTCGCTCAGCTATAGCAAACTTGTCCCGAAGTTGCTGCATTTCTCCCTGTAAACAACATAGTTTGGCAATAATTCAAATATGGAAACTACACAAAGCCTAACAAGAAGGGTTTTCTTCAAAGAAAGAAACTCAATCAGATCTCAGTATCAAAgcacaaaatcaacatttaccTGCAAGAATCTCCGTTCTTCAAGCCATTGCTTTACAGGCATCACTTTGTCATTAGCATCCTTCCACTCATTTGCAACCACTACGGCCACTCTGTTTGCAGTTACCTTCGCACGGGCCAGCTCCCGGTCAAGAGTTTTCCGTTCCTCCTGAGgaacaaaagtcaaaccttgcCACTTCAGGATTGCTTCCCACTAGAGGAAAATTGTGGGTAAAAGATAAGCAACTTCCAAGATTGAGCATTCAATTATGTTAGGGACATTACATTCATCTCCTGAACTTTCCGCTGATAATCCCTCACAGCATTTGCAGCTGCACCACCAGCAAGAACAGCCTCTTCCAACTCCCGTACAGTTTGGGTAAGCTTTTCAACCTCTGCAACCTTTTGTCTATGcattttgtccaaaattttgttttcttcctaAAAGACACAATCAGTAGACATAAATCCattccatttgaaaaaatacaCATCCCAAGATCTACACTCGAGTAAAAGAATATCATGCAAGTTTTTGTTTACCTGGCATATTTCTATCTGTTTCATTAACTCCTGGTTTTTATTTTGGAGATCATCCACCATAGAGGCCTTTGCCAAGGCAACCTGGACTGTCCTCTCAGCTTCAAGTAAAGCagcttcttttgattttgtaagaCGATCTAATGCTTTGTTATCATCTTGAAGCTTTGCAATCTGCAAGGAATTAAGGTGAGTAATCAATGgcagaataaaaataatcactatAATGCTTTTTGTCCTTTTATGATGAAAGcaagggggaaaaaagaaagggagaaaaagaTTATAGTTCAAATCTTTTACTGGCAACAGGATGTCAGAACACAAATTTTGTTCAGAAACACAAGACATACCTCCTGCTTAGCAAGCTTGAGCTCAGCCTCCAGAGGCGCAAGAATGGCTTCAATTGGTGGCATATCATCATCCTTCTGGGCAGCATGAACCCTTCGAAGAGTGGCTTCAGCAGCAAACTGAGCTGCCATGGAAGCCTTCTTCTCATCGTTAATCTTCTTTATTTCAAGATTCTGCAAAACATTTTTTGCAGGTTAAATAGAGAATTGTGACAACAAGAAACAAATTTAGAACAGAAATTGAAAAGTCTTTGAGCAATACTTTGCTTTCTAGAAGAGACTCTGTCAACTTCAGCTTCTCCTCAACCTTTGATAGTTCTTCAGTGAGCTATGGTATGATCgaaaaaaatggagaaacaaAATCAGTATCCATTTCAACGAAATAATATAACTTCAAAACATTaggtaagaaagaaaaaaaaaattgaagaaaataatcCGTGAACAAATATATCATGTTTgtcataaaattttgaaaaaaaaaacgataaaCTCTATACTTGGACTGCTCTGACAGTGGCCAATGCAATGCAAGCCCAAAATATTTACTCTCCAAAACATCAACAAGCAATGTAGATGTCAAGCAGAAACAAAGGACCCACAAGCTAATTGCAAAAATGATAGAAGGTACTAGATTAAAGCTACTGACATTTTCTTAGATACttaaatcaccaattaaaaCAGCTTATATGAGTATACATCGCAGAAATAAAATCCAGTATAAGTTTGAGCCTCACAATTAGCAACCGAAGTCCTTGTCAAAATATGAGTGGCATGTTAAGGAGACAACAAAGCTTCAATCCAAGGGAAACAACTCATAATAGGATATGTGAAAGGAGAATATTCTTGCTGGAATTACAGATTCCTCTAAAATAAACAGAAGTCCATCTTCAACAAGAAGTTACATGTGATAAACAACAAAGCAAGAATGCCAAAACTCCAATGGTAATCTGCAAACTTCTACATCGACTGATATCCTAATCTTGTGACTGCATTAGCAGTGATATCCCATAACATTAACAGATAAGATACCAAACCATCAAATTGATAAATATTGACCCCACAATCAACAGAAACAATAAAAGTGATGCAAATGCATAAACTTCAACAATTAAATGCAAATTAATATTTGGAATTTAAAAGCCAAGTTAGGTTTGGAGGGAGCCTAAACCACAAACAACAGAAATGAACTCAGATCAGCAACAAGACCAGCAAGCTCTTCTCACATGCATCAAGTTAAAAGGTTGTATACTAACTAAGAGTCAAGACTATCATAAAGCATGCGAAAAATTCAGGGAAAGTTAAGTGAGATATTATGCTGTTAGATTAGACAGTTAGCacaattcatcaaaaaaaaaaaaggattcgACAGTTAGCATTGACATAGTACGATAAGCAAAGCATAATGAGATAGATAAAGCCCGTATGCATAGAGCTAAGGAACGAATCCATTTCCACCAATTTAGAAAAACAAGTAATGCGAAAAATACAAGTCCACCAACTAATCAAACAAAAGTTCGCCATCCTCTATGGACTTCAAATCCCTATTATTTGTGTTTATTAAGAAACCGTAAAAATTGAAGATACATATGATGTTTAAATACGCACACATCTAATCTATCAATGAAAACtatacataaaaaagaaaagctccAAAATAACATGTATTGGAAAATAAGAAAACTAGAAATGACCTCTTCAACGGCCTTTTCTCTAAGCCGTTCAGAAAACCTCAAGGCCTTGATCTCCGCCTGGGCCTCTCCCAACTCTCGCTCCTTATCtgcacaaacacaaacacaaaaaccaagaaaagagAATCAACAAGCAGCCCATCCAAATCAGCTGGAAGCAAACCGGATCGAGCCGCATTCCGCACCTCGGACATCGTTCTCGAGCCGATTGAGCTCGACCTTGACCGGATCCGACCCGTGCAGCAGGTTTATGAACTCGTCGGCGTCCATGCTGGGCCTCACCGACGCCCTCCTCCGCGACGAGCTCTTCCCCTCCTTGAACGATCCCGACACTGTCAGTGGCGCTGGCGGCGTCGGAGTAGCCGTCGGCTCGGCACCGCCATTGCTTGTCTCCGGAGCCACCGCTCCCCTTTCTTCGGACAACTCCGCCATAGCTGATCTGACCGATTCTACTACCTACGAATCTCACATCCAAATGCACCTCGCCCTCAGGATCCAGAAGCTAGGGTTTCAAatcagattatatatatgatattgatACAGATATACAGGTATACagatatctatatatatatatatatatagagagagagagagagagagagagagagagaaagagagatagagagagaaagtgtgAGCTTGAAAATGGTGGTATAgtgtgagtgagagagaaagagagagaaggaagtGCCTTTTGCGTGTTTCTCTCTCTAGAGGGATTGTGATTTAAATCTGGTTGTATCTCTgcttagtgtttctctctctagGAGAGTGTCAGTAGTGTGaggggagagagggagagagagagtgattaattttatttcaaataaaaaaatgtgggaTTGGCAGAGACGCTTTGCTGTTAAGCAGACAGTAGTGCTTCAGTGCATTATAGGGAGTTTACCAGCCCTAATACTCTACCGGTATTGgtctttcaaaaataaaaatacatgcGATTGGCAGCCAAGCTTTGCTGTTACGCACACGGTACCTCTTCAGCCCCTAATACACGGCACTTACAGtcacttataaaataaaatcaaaataaataaaataccacTTACAGTTCATTTGGTATGGTGATCTCGTAGGAAAAATTTAGGACTTTAAGGACCCGTTTGGGAGtacgattttaataagtgcgattttaaaaattgtgtttttaaaaattacgtttttaaaatcgctactttttaaaatcacatagacgtttggtaaaacatactaaaaagtacttttttttatcaattgagtgtttggataacattagcatataattgcggcttcatgaccaaattaccaataaggatgaacaagacaaagaggatgaagaaaaaaataaatgagaaaagaagggttttaatatattttatgtgggtattcttggtatttttttcattcccattataaaaaaggtaactattgcgtcaaatatctttttaataaaaatcgtgattttgttttaaattcgcactttttcaaataagcaccctctaatcagcttatggaaatcgcagatttttttgccattttaaaatttgtgtttttaaaatcgcaatcccaaacaccctaaagttgcgatttggtttaaaatcgcagattatttttttgaaaacgcactcTCAAACACACCCTAAACTAAATAgtataaaaactatatatattatttaagaatgtatttttaataagggaattttttttttaaatagcaggcaatgatatacatttttaaaaacgcattaTTTTATAAGCTGAACtatgatttttattaaatattta
This window encodes:
- the LOC132177502 gene encoding microtubule-associated protein 70-2-like, coding for MAELSEERGAVAPETSNGGAEPTATPTPPAPLTVSGSFKEGKSSSRRRASVRPSMDADEFINLLHGSDPVKVELNRLENDVRDKERELGEAQAEIKALRFSERLREKAVEELTEELSKVEEKLKLTESLLESKNLEIKKINDEKKASMAAQFAAEATLRRVHAAQKDDDMPPIEAILAPLEAELKLAKQEIAKLQDDNKALDRLTKSKEAALLEAERTVQVALAKASMVDDLQNKNQELMKQIEICQEENKILDKMHRQKVAEVEKLTQTVRELEEAVLAGGAAANAVRDYQRKVQEMNEERKTLDRELARAKVTANRVAVVVANEWKDANDKVMPVKQWLEERRFLQGEMQQLRDKFAIAERAAKTESQLKEKYLLRLKVLEESVRGPSNSNPRSTPEGRSISNGPSRRQSLGGADNISKLTSNGFFSKRTPTSQFRPSLSSSAVLKHAKGTSKSFDGGTRSLDRGKILLNGTSPSYTFNQSCEGTKDGEANNNWKGGSDDKPNEFQVVDTEDSVPGVLYDLLQKEVVALRKAGHEKDQSLKDKDDAIEMLAKKVETLTKAMEVEAKKMRREVAAMEKEVAAMRVEKEHENRAKRFGNVKGPVNSAQLLPSRSVARGGLTRSTQ